The genome window gcgctgcccctcaGCCCCCGCAAACGCCTGGGTAAGAAGCGCTGCCCCCCCGGGTGGGGGCGGCCCCGACACTGAGCGCCGTGACGTGACGTGGGGCTGCGTTGTCCCCGCTCACACGCGGCTCCTGCAGGCGATGACAACCTGTGCAACGTGCCCCACGTCACGCCGTGCTCCCCGGCCAAGCGCTGCAAGGAGAACCGCGGCTGCAGGGCGCTGTTCGGGGACCCCGCGGCCTCcccagcaaagcagaacagcccGGGACCGGCCAACccacagcacaggcaggagACACCGCAGGGCTCGAGACGCAGCTCAGGGCCGACCCGCAGCCTCTTCAGGCAGGAAGGTGCGTGTGGATGGTGGCACGGCCCGTCCATAGAACTGTGAGCAGCCCCGGCCCGTTGCCCACCCTCACCCCCTGGTTTCTCCCCCTTTGCCATAGGAACATGTTACCAACAGGCCAAGCGGGTGCTGCACGTGGCGGTGCCCGAGCGCCTGCATGGCCGTGAGCGGGAGGTGGGCACCATCCGGCAGTTCCTGCGGGACCACCTGGCTGCACGGCGCCCCGGCAGCCTGTACATCGCAGGAGCACCCGGCACCGGGAAAACAGCCTGTGTGAGCTGCGTGCTGCGGGACGGAGGGGTGAGTGACAGACCCAGAACGTGGGGACGGCGTCTGGCACCTCcagcctcagccccagccctgggaTCCCATCTGCTCCTCACTGCGCTCATGGGCTTTGCAGTGCATGAAGCTCAGAGTGAGCACATGGGGTGCTTCTATGGGACTATATATGGTGGGCAGTGGGATGCAGACACCCCGATGTGACTCTGCCCCGTCCCTGCAGGACGAGCTGTCGGGCAGCCGCAGCGCGGTGCTGAACTGCATGGCACTGAGCAGTGCACACGCCGTGTTCCCTGCGGTGGCggagcagctggggctgcccacGGCCGGGGCAGGCGGCAGGGAGCTGGTACGGCGACTGGAGCGGCAACTGACGGCCAAAGGACCCATGTTGTGAGTcaccctatggggtggggtggaaGGGGACAGAGGGGGCACGGCTGGGGCGggtgtccctgtgtccccagtggggctgtgggctgaCTGTGTGCTGACTGTGTGTCCCAcaggctgctggtgctggatgAGATGGAccagctgggcagcagggcACAGGACGTGCTCTACACCATCTTCGAGTGGCCACGGCTGCCCGGCTCCCGCCTGGTCCTCATTGGTGAGCACACACTCCCACCCCCTGTACATCAGGGCCCCACGGCCCCCACACTGGATCCCCCTGCCCTCCTCACCCCACTGTGCTCTGTAGGGTTGGCCAACGCACTGGACCTCACCGAGCGCCTGCTGGCCCGTCTGCACGCCCCCCCACTGCCCGCCCCACACCTGCTGCGCTTCGCCCCATACAGCCGAGAGCAGCTGGGTGCCATCCTGCACGGCcgcctccagcagctgcagggtggCCCCGTCCTCGAGCCCAGCgccctgcagttctgtgcacGGAAGGTCTCTGCTGTGTCCGGTGATGCACGTAAAGCACTCGATGTCTGCAGGTGAGTTTCTGACCCGCAGTGTTTGGTGATGCAGGGCCAGGCCCAGCcgtgctgcacagccccattgctgctccccagcacttCCTGCTATGGAGCTTCTCCCAGCTCTGAGcatgggggtgtggggggcaTGCAGCAGTGTGATGTGCTGGGACAGCATGGTGTTGTGTTGTGGCCTGGGGGGTCCGATCCCACCTTTGGGTGCTGACGGGGCTGTGTCCTCAGGCGCGCTGTGGAGCTGGTGGAGCTGGACGTGCGGAGCCAAACGCTGCTTCAACCACTGCCTGGGGGTGAGTGACCGACCCC of Coturnix japonica isolate 7356 chromosome 27, Coturnix japonica 2.1, whole genome shotgun sequence contains these proteins:
- the CDC6 gene encoding cell division control protein 6 homolog; amino-acid sequence: MSAARPQLQPTIAFPRRRSARCAAKIPPAAPGPTDPAVLRLSPPSPRGSALPLSPRKRLGDDNLCNVPHVTPCSPAKRCKENRGCRALFGDPAASPAKQNSPGPANPQHRQETPQGSRRSSGPTRSLFRQEGTCYQQAKRVLHVAVPERLHGREREVGTIRQFLRDHLAARRPGSLYIAGAPGTGKTACVSCVLRDGGDELSGSRSAVLNCMALSSAHAVFPAVAEQLGLPTAGAGGRELVRRLERQLTAKGPMLLLVLDEMDQLGSRAQDVLYTIFEWPRLPGSRLVLIGLANALDLTERLLARLHAPPLPAPHLLRFAPYSREQLGAILHGRLQQLQGGPVLEPSALQFCARKVSAVSGDARKALDVCRRAVELVELDVRSQTLLQPLPGGDPTAAPCPVPKRVGLPQVSRVLSEVFGDRMAPCSPGAGDAFPLQQKVLVCSLLLLTRHLRTRQVTLGKLHDAYSRVCRRQQLPAVDQAECLSLVTLLESRGVLELKRAKDTRLTKVSLKVEEEEAQHALQDATLVGSILARGLL